One genomic segment of Rhizobium viscosum includes these proteins:
- the rpsJ gene encoding 30S ribosomal protein S10 encodes MNGQNIRIRLKAFDHRILDASTREIVSTAKRTGASVRGPVPLPTRIEKFTVNRSPHIDKKSREQFEMRTHKRLLDIVDPTPQTVDALMKLDLAAGVDVEIKL; translated from the coding sequence ATGAACGGCCAAAATATCCGCATTCGCCTGAAGGCGTTCGATCACCGGATTCTCGATGCTTCCACGCGCGAGATCGTGTCGACGGCGAAGCGCACCGGTGCAAGCGTCCGGGGCCCCGTTCCGCTTCCGACCCGCATCGAGAAGTTTACGGTCAACCGGTCCCCGCACATCGACAAGAAGAGCCGCGAACAGTTCGAGATGCGCACGCATAAGCGCCTGCTCGACATCGTAGACCCGACCCCGCAGACGGTAGACGCGCTGATGAAGCTCGATCTCGCCGCCGGTGTCGATGTTGAGATCAAGCTCTGA
- the rplC gene encoding 50S ribosomal protein L3: protein MRSGVIAQKVGMTRVYNDAGEHVPVTVLRLDGCQVVAQRTVEKNGYTALQLGAGQAKVKNTSKAMRGNFAVANVEPKAKLQEFRVSEDNLLDIGTELKAGHFAAGQLVDVTGTTIGKGFAGAMKRHGFGGLRATHGVSVSHRSHGSTGSRQDPGKVFKNKKMAGHMGQTRVTTQNLEVVSTDEDRGLILIKGAVPGSKGAWIIVRDAVKSAAK from the coding sequence ATGCGTTCAGGTGTGATTGCACAGAAGGTGGGAATGACCCGCGTCTACAACGACGCCGGCGAGCATGTCCCTGTAACGGTACTGCGTTTGGATGGCTGCCAGGTTGTGGCCCAGCGCACCGTAGAAAAGAATGGCTATACCGCGCTTCAGCTCGGTGCTGGCCAGGCCAAGGTAAAGAACACGTCCAAGGCCATGCGCGGCAATTTCGCCGTTGCTAACGTTGAGCCGAAGGCCAAGCTGCAGGAATTCCGGGTTTCGGAAGACAACCTGCTCGACATTGGCACCGAGCTCAAGGCTGGTCACTTTGCTGCTGGTCAGCTCGTCGATGTCACCGGCACGACGATTGGTAAGGGCTTTGCCGGCGCCATGAAGCGCCACGGCTTCGGCGGTCTTCGCGCTACGCACGGTGTGTCTGTTTCGCACCGTTCGCATGGCTCGACGGGTTCGCGTCAGGATCCGGGCAAGGTTTTCAAGAACAAGAAGATGGCTGGTCACATGGGCCAGACGCGCGTGACGACGCAGAACCTTGAAGTCGTTTCGACCGATGAAGATCGCGGTCTGATCCTGATCAAGGGTGCAGTACCCGGTTCCAAGGGTGCCTGGATCATCGTGCGCGACGCCGTCAAGTCGGCAGCGAAGTAA